CCAATTAAAACCTTTTCTCATTTGTTGACtccattttatatataatttTCATGAATCAAATTTCCAAATTTTTATGTTGAAGATTACTATCAATATGAATCATATGTAGATAAACTGGAAAGTTCTCAATTCTAAAACTAAAATCGAAAACATTCTGCAGACAAGACGACGACGATGGCGACACCAACATTGTTAGGATATACTATAAAAATCATGTgttgttatagtattctttatggaataattatttattcatttactcaatttaataaaattttattttaaatagatcatgtatttgtcAGTGTGTCcattgcttatatagtagatgatttagagcccgtttgacttagctgatttagagtaaCTGATAAGGATTATGTGctcaaaagcacttttaagtgctgaagctgatttaaaaaataagtagTTACGTGTTTGAATAAAAGTGCTGAAGTTAATATAAGCAACTGCAGAATTGGGTATatgaagagttttgttttaaaaagaagaatttatagggatagaatagtaaatattttggtcaaacctaaagtgcttataagctgaaatttgataagttgggggagaccagcttatggcttttggcttataagcacttttaattttaccaaacacgtagataagccaaaaagtgcttataagccagtttgaccagcttataagatTAGCCAAAcatagtgtatagagtttagcttatacacggaagattaaatcatcggttcttataagtcaCAAAGTttatgttcacaatctaatgatggaatcaGACAAACCATCGGAATggttgtagcacaagattaaatgtgatttatcttgattatgggaatggtttaattctgACTTCTTGTGCTAATAtatttgtatgtattgaacggatcaagtagagataagtattttatactgacttaataaaataatttctctagtccattcaatgtacttatactcttaatgttgatataattattattagttgtgtgtgtcatttattgttttgatttattaaaaggcgagattctttcatgggtcaataagcctggtaaattggataataatgaTATACATTGGCAAAGTAATAATTAGTTCAtagaatccatgtctcggtttttgagattgatgatactcctttatgaaagcttataagttttcatgtgtaaatcTGGCCGacggattttgtatccgacacatgaaataagttaagcgaaagtctaaaggaagtaatcaagaAATTAAgttgtcagtaatttaatttaattggttagtatctgaatcttaacatggggagttaaataaggttttatggaagaattttgaaattatactaaggagtgcaattataaatttttagtggaataatttataatttattatggtagaaattaatttcaaatttcaaaattaattccataataggaagccttgttaattaaattctatGGTTCCTACTGTGcttaaataataggaaataaaggaaatattttcttaatgggaGAAGAAAAACTAACAAGTTTCGGAAAATGGTTTTAACCTAAAAAGCATGGCTATATATACTCCATATAGGGCTGGCCGTTTTTGACACTGGTTTTTACACGTTTTCTTCCTTGgaattttgcccacccaaaattctctCTTTCCagatattatttgggtaacaaGGTAGAAGACTATGGAGGTTTTGCTGAGGTCGCAGTCTTGCAACTTTGGAACTGGAGACCGAGATTAATCTGCTTTGTTCACGCTTCAAGATGTAACTCGAATAATTTCCGTATGTGCTAATTATTTAATTCACACGTGAATATGATACTGTAATTTCTTTTGCTACGATATATAATCCAACAAACATACCCAGTAATATCCCACACCGTAGGATCTGGagagagtagtgtgtacgcagaccttacccctaccttgtgaggatagagaggctatttccaataGATCATCGGCTTAGGAAAGCATAAGTACcacaataataaaaatatagacaagaagggatAGTACCAAGAAGCCATATAAAAACAGAATAAAAACAAACAgatagtaaggtgatcaacaatgaaagaaacaaTGCTTAGTCATAAAAATCTACTACCAACAAAAAGCGAGACTGCGTGTAAATACTActgttatgaacactctagactacctactctactaccctaatcctcggcctctataccttcctatcaagggtcatgtcctcggttagCTGAAGCTGTGCCATGTCTTCTCTAATCATCCCTCCCCACCTCTTCTTTGGCCTATCTCTACCTCTCTgtaggccctccaatgtcaatctctcacacctcctcaccggggcgtctgtgctcctcctcctcacatgaccaaaccacctatGTCGCGCTTCCCacatcttgtcctcaataggaGACACACCCACCTTGTCACGAATAACCTTATTTCTGATCCTATCTAAtctggtgtgcccgcacatccacctcaacatcctcatctttg
The Nicotiana sylvestris chromosome 11, ASM39365v2, whole genome shotgun sequence DNA segment above includes these coding regions:
- the LOC138881759 gene encoding uncharacterized protein codes for the protein MLYGAECWPVNIAHVQKMKVAKMRMLRWMCGHTRLDRIRNKVIRDKVGVSPIEDKMWEARHRWFGHVRRRSTDAPVRRCERLTLEGLQRGRDRPKKRWGGMIREDMAQLQLTEDMTLDRKV